In the genome of Dioscorea cayenensis subsp. rotundata cultivar TDr96_F1 chromosome 1, TDr96_F1_v2_PseudoChromosome.rev07_lg8_w22 25.fasta, whole genome shotgun sequence, one region contains:
- the LOC120264044 gene encoding LOW QUALITY PROTEIN: protein ROOT PRIMORDIUM DEFECTIVE 1 (The sequence of the model RefSeq protein was modified relative to this genomic sequence to represent the inferred CDS: deleted 2 bases in 2 codons) encodes MVVRTVLTRRFSPPASTRPKTTSAQHVAARSIDPTFEKLMDKYKHLFKVTAVQDLILASPNEALPLPLLSSAAQRLHLNRGALAFLRSFPHVFSLDFSFPSEPLIRLTPAATQISRLESAAAASSTGAAIDRLCRLLSMSLSRSVPLRAVFKVWRELGLPDDFEDSIIARNPQIFTLRDNPKEPNTHILHLSIPSPRFTPAVDQWRSEEQVEVKYAFKQGFPPGMQLTKTFRSRLKEWQLMPYATPYDPNPIGGEGDGGRARMARMEKRAVGVVHEFLSLTVEKMVEVEKVSQFRKWLGMEVNIRDLFLDHPGMFYLSTKGKRHTVFLREGYEKGRLIHPNPIYDARMQLFHLLLLGKRPFNNNIIAAQ; translated from the exons ATGGTGGTTCGAACCGTTCTAACTCGGCGGTTCTCACCGCCGGCGAGCACTCGCCCCAAAACCACATCGGCGCAGCACGTTGCCGCGCGCTCCATCGAT CCAACTTTCGAGAAACTCATGGACAAGTACAAGCACTTGTTCAAAGTCACCGCTGTCCAAGACCTCATTCTCGCCTCCCCAAACGAAGCTCTCCCTCTTCCTCTCCTCTCCTCCGCCGCCCAACGCCTCCACCTCAACCGCGGCGCCCTCGCCTTCCTCCGATCCTTCCCCCACGTCTTCTCCCTCGACTTCTCCTTCCCTTCCGAACCCCTCATCCGTCTCACCCCCGCCGCCACTCAGATCTCCCGTCTCGAGTCCGCCGCCGCAGCCTCATCCACCGGTGCCGCCATCGACCGCCTATGTCGCCTTCTTTCCATGTCC CTTTCCAGATCTGTCCCTCTCCGCGCAGTCTTCAAGGTCTGGAGGGAACTCGGCCTTCCCGACGATTTCGAGGACTCAATCATCGCCAGAAACCCTCAGATCTTCACCCTCCGTGACAACCCTAAAGAGCCCAACACCCACATCCTCCACCTCTCAATTCCCAGCCCTAGATTCACCCCCGCCGTCGACCAATGGCGAAGCGAAGAGCAGGTCGAAGTCAAGTACGCTTTCAAGCAAGGGTTTCCTCCAGGGATGCAACTAACAAAGACATTCCGATCCCGTCTCAAAGAATGGCAGCTGATGCCGTACGCAACGCCGTACGATCCCAATCCCATCGGCGGCGAGGGCGATGGAGGGAGGGCAAGAATGGCGAGGATGGAGAAGAGAGCGGTAGGAGTAGTGCACGAGTTCTTGAGCCTGACGGTGGAGAAGATGGTGGAAGTGGAGAAAGTAAGTCAATTCAGGAAGTGGTTGGGAATGGAAGTGAACATCCGGGACTTGTTCTTGGATCACCCGGGGATGTTCTACTTGTCAACGAAAGGGAAACGGCACACTGTGTTCTTGCGAGAAGGGTACGAGAAGGGGAGATTGATCCATCCCAATCCCATCTATGATGCCAGGATGCAGCTctttcacctcctcctcctcggcAAGCGACCATTCAACAACAACATCATCGCTGCTCAATGA
- the LOC120264028 gene encoding LOW QUALITY PROTEIN: serine carboxypeptidase-like 34 (The sequence of the model RefSeq protein was modified relative to this genomic sequence to represent the inferred CDS: substituted 3 bases at 3 genomic stop codons) has product MNCFLLLFSILFFFFCINVAEPRPIIGLAGDDPKEADLIQKLPGQPPVNFSQYAGYVTANEANGRALFYWFFEAMDNVTARPLVLWLNGGPGCSSIGFGEAQELGPFLVQKDVPKLSFNNYSWNNEANLLFLESPVGVGFSYTNTSSDLDQLGDAITATDAYNALLSWFNRFPEFKSHDFYLTGESYAGHYVPQLAEKIFDSNKNATKENIINLKGFMIGNALMDDDTDTAGIVDYAWHHAIISDEVYQDIKTKCNYSAIEVNDDMCDGSMNELFEAYAPIDIYSLYTPVCTGSSSSNKISTRDFPKSFPTYVNSFHLILPXSILITXXIPNLIMPVFFVFFFQKKIHRNLAGYDPCARAYAEKYFNRPDVQQALHATVKLSYPWSACSNAIENWNDSPNTMLPVITKLIEGGLRVWVYSGDTDGRMPVTSTRYTLKKLGLNSTTAWSAWYTDGGQVGGWTMDYKGLTFATVRGAGHQVPTFAPRQSLQLLHYFLLNESLPRQAF; this is encoded by the exons ATGAATTGTTTCCTTTTGTTGTTCtccatcttgttcttctttttctgtaTTAATGTTGCAGAGCCAAGACCGATCATTGGGCTCGCCGGAGATGATCCGAAGGAAGCTGACTTGATTCAAAAGTTGCCCGGCCAGCCACCGGTTAACTTCAGTCAGTATGCTGGTTATGTGACTGCTAATGAGGCCAATGGCAGGGCACTCTTCTACTGGTTCTTTGAGGCCATGGATAATGTCACTGCCAGACCTCTTGTTCTTTGGCTCAATGGAG GACCTGGTTGTTCATCTATTGGCTTTGGAGAAGCCCAGGAGCTTGGACCTTTCCTAGTGCAAAAGGATGTGCCTAAACTGAGTTTCAATAACTACTCTTGGAACAATG AGGCCAATTTGTTGTTTCTTGAGTCACCAGTTGGTGTTGGATTCTCTTATACAAACACCAGCTCTGATTTGGATCAACTTGGTGATGCAATTACTG CAACCGATGCATACAACGCCCTGTTGAGCTGGTTCAACCGTTTTCCTGAGTTCAAATCTCATGACTTTTACCTTACCGGAGAAAGTTATGCAG GACATTACGTTCCCCAACTCGCCGAAAAAATATTCGACTCAAACAAGAATGCAACAAAAGAGAATATCATCAACCTCAAAGGTTTCATG ATAGGGAATGCACTGATGGATGATGATACAGACACTGCTGGAATAGTAGATTATGCATGGCACCATGCCATTATCTCTGATGAGGTATACCAAGACATCAAAACTAAATGCAATTACAGCGCCATAGAGGTGAATGACGACATGTGTGACGGCTCAATGAATGAATTATTCGAAGCATACGCCCCTATCGATATTTACAGCCTTTACACTCCAGTATGCACCGGATCATCATCCTCGAACAAGATCAGTACTAGAGATTTTCCAAAGTCCTTTCCCACATATGTAAACTCCTTTCACTTAATTTTGCCATGATCTATACTGATTACTTAGTAAATTCCTAACTTGATCATGCCGGTTTTCttcgtatttttttttcagaaaaagaTTCATAGAAACCTTGCAGGTTATGATCCATGTGCCAGAGCTTATGCCGAAAAATACTTTAATCGTCCAGATGTTCAACAAGCTTTGCATGCCACTGTTAAGTTATCATACCCATGGTCTGCTTGCAG TAATGCAATTGAAAATTGGAATGATTCACCGAACACAATGTTGCCAGTAATCACCAAGCTAATTGAAGGAGGCCTAAGAGTTTGGGTTTACAG TGGAGATACTGATGGAAGAATGCCAGTGACTTCAACAAGATATACACTGAAAAAACTTGGATTGAATTCAACCACAGCATGGTCTGCTTGGTACACTGATGGTGGACAG GTTGGTGGGTGGACTATGGATTATAAGGGGTTGACTTTTGCAACAGTTCGCGGAGCTGGTCATCAAGTTCCAACCTTTGCCCCAAGACAATCTCTTCAGCTTCTTCATTACTTCTTATTGAACGAATCTCTGCCTCGACAAGCTTTTTGA